A part of Mycolicibacterium sp. TUM20985 genomic DNA contains:
- a CDS encoding enoyl-CoA hydratase/isomerase family protein, which produces MVDLEIEDGLAVVTIDRPHARNAISLETMDQLDHALDGAHGARALVIKGAGDKAFVSGGDLKELSALRTEAEAAAMARRMRGVCDRIAAFPGPVLAALNGHALGGGAEVAVAADIRLAADDVKIGFNQVTLAIMPAWGGAERLAALVGKGRALLLAGTGSVLDAAEAQRLGLVDLVVPRASFEEDWRAVARKLAAPPVAPIKGVIAGTSAEEAISAFARLWVSDEHWAAADRVMNRKRSD; this is translated from the coding sequence ATGGTCGACCTGGAGATCGAGGACGGCTTGGCGGTCGTCACCATCGACCGCCCACACGCGCGCAACGCCATCTCACTCGAGACGATGGACCAGCTCGACCACGCGCTGGACGGGGCCCACGGCGCCAGGGCGTTGGTGATCAAGGGCGCCGGGGACAAGGCGTTCGTCTCCGGCGGCGACCTCAAGGAACTCAGCGCCCTGAGGACGGAGGCCGAGGCGGCGGCGATGGCACGGCGGATGCGCGGGGTCTGCGACCGCATCGCCGCATTCCCGGGCCCCGTGCTGGCGGCGCTCAACGGCCACGCCCTCGGAGGCGGCGCCGAAGTGGCCGTGGCCGCCGACATCAGGCTCGCGGCCGACGACGTCAAGATCGGCTTCAATCAGGTGACCTTGGCGATCATGCCCGCCTGGGGTGGCGCCGAGCGGCTCGCTGCCCTGGTCGGCAAGGGCAGGGCGCTGCTCCTCGCGGGCACCGGCTCCGTGCTCGACGCGGCCGAGGCGCAGCGGCTCGGTCTCGTAGACCTCGTCGTACCCCGGGCGTCGTTCGAGGAGGACTGGCGCGCCGTCGCCCGCAAACTCGCTGCCCCGCCGGTCGCGCCCATCAAGGGGGTGATCGCGGGAACCTCGGCGGAGGAGGCCATCTCGGCGTTCGCCAGACTTTGGGTGTCCGACGAACACTGGGCGGCCGCCGACCGGGTGATGAACCGCAAGCGGTCTGACTAG
- a CDS encoding molybdopterin-containing oxidoreductase family protein, which produces MPHVTTSPGICRICSAHCGVLATVTDGTLTKVTGDPDNPMFKGYTCAKGRALPEIHNNPARLLRSQKRRPDGTYEAIGAERAMDEIAATLQDLIDVHGPRSVALYLGTNGLPYPASALMANAFIRAIDSPMFFTANTIDQPGKQIALAAHGHWLGGDVDFHEADSWMLIGTNPLVSKAIGIPGQNPAQGLKAALARGMKLIVIDPRRSQTAARAAIHLQPRPGEDVSIVAGIINLIIREGLCDNDFLNQNVAGFDHLAQAVAGFTIPYVAERADVPEQQLIDAARLFATFGDRPGMVNAGTGANFAMHGNLLEYLCLCLVTICGRWQRAGSRVTRPNTLMPAFTAKAQAHPPYEGWGYGERLRVRGLTDAVCGMPTAALADEILLEGDGQVKALICIGGNPMAAWPDQRKTQRALESLEMLVTLDTEMSLTSRLADYVIAPRMQMETPAMTQGSELIKYYTSGTGIPAAYAQYAPRLVDPPAGSDLTEEWQFFLGLAKRMQLELWFVNFFGGGGGRFMESPPVVVNLNGDTEMTTEELFAQMCSTSRIPLQEVASHPHGKIFDVDAVVQPRDADCVAKLDVGNTYLLGELEDVQAEDFRSARSDTDFPFRLIPRRAGNFMNSSGTNLPALNRGKPYNPAYMHPDAIAELGLRTGALVTITSPHDHIPSVLEADDTLRLDVVAMHHAFGGLPAEDHEVMDRGSNVGRLVPTDVDFDPITGMPRQGNVPVRVSAAG; this is translated from the coding sequence ATGCCGCACGTGACGACGAGTCCGGGGATCTGCCGCATCTGCTCGGCCCACTGCGGAGTGCTCGCCACCGTCACCGATGGCACGCTGACAAAGGTGACCGGCGATCCGGACAACCCGATGTTCAAGGGATACACGTGCGCCAAGGGACGGGCGCTGCCGGAGATCCACAACAACCCAGCCCGCCTGCTGCGCAGCCAGAAGCGACGGCCCGACGGCACGTACGAGGCCATCGGTGCCGAGCGCGCCATGGACGAGATCGCCGCCACGTTGCAGGACCTCATCGACGTTCACGGCCCTAGATCGGTGGCGCTCTACCTGGGCACGAACGGCCTGCCGTATCCGGCGTCGGCGTTGATGGCGAACGCGTTCATCAGGGCGATCGATTCGCCGATGTTCTTCACCGCCAACACGATCGACCAACCCGGTAAGCAGATCGCCCTCGCCGCACACGGTCACTGGCTCGGTGGCGACGTCGACTTCCACGAGGCCGACAGCTGGATGCTAATCGGCACCAACCCGCTGGTGTCCAAGGCGATCGGAATTCCTGGCCAGAATCCCGCGCAGGGATTGAAGGCCGCCCTGGCCCGCGGCATGAAGCTGATCGTCATCGACCCCCGCCGATCGCAGACGGCGGCGCGGGCAGCGATCCATCTGCAGCCCAGACCCGGCGAGGACGTGTCGATCGTTGCGGGGATCATCAATCTGATCATTCGAGAAGGACTGTGCGACAACGACTTCCTCAATCAAAATGTCGCCGGGTTCGACCATCTGGCCCAAGCCGTGGCGGGCTTCACGATTCCCTATGTCGCCGAACGAGCCGACGTTCCCGAGCAGCAGCTGATCGATGCTGCGCGCCTCTTCGCGACGTTTGGGGACCGGCCTGGAATGGTCAATGCGGGCACGGGCGCCAACTTCGCGATGCACGGCAACCTGCTCGAGTACCTCTGCCTGTGCCTGGTCACCATCTGCGGTCGTTGGCAACGGGCGGGCAGTCGGGTCACCCGACCGAACACGTTGATGCCTGCCTTCACCGCCAAGGCGCAGGCCCATCCACCGTATGAGGGCTGGGGTTACGGGGAACGGCTCCGCGTGCGCGGACTGACCGACGCGGTGTGCGGCATGCCGACGGCGGCGCTGGCCGACGAGATCCTCCTCGAGGGTGACGGCCAGGTGAAGGCATTGATCTGCATCGGCGGCAACCCCATGGCCGCGTGGCCCGATCAGCGCAAGACGCAGCGAGCACTCGAGAGCCTCGAGATGCTCGTCACCCTCGACACCGAGATGTCGCTGACCTCGCGCTTGGCCGACTACGTCATCGCCCCGCGGATGCAGATGGAAACCCCGGCCATGACTCAGGGCAGCGAGTTGATCAAGTACTACACCAGCGGCACCGGCATCCCCGCCGCCTACGCGCAGTACGCACCGCGATTGGTGGACCCGCCCGCGGGTTCCGATCTGACCGAGGAGTGGCAGTTCTTCCTCGGTCTCGCCAAGCGGATGCAGCTCGAGCTGTGGTTCGTGAACTTCTTCGGCGGCGGCGGCGGACGTTTCATGGAGTCGCCGCCCGTCGTGGTGAACCTCAATGGCGATACCGAGATGACGACCGAGGAACTGTTCGCCCAGATGTGCTCCACCTCGCGCATCCCGCTTCAGGAGGTCGCCAGCCATCCGCACGGCAAGATCTTCGACGTCGACGCCGTGGTCCAACCGCGCGATGCCGACTGCGTCGCCAAGCTCGACGTCGGAAACACCTACCTGCTCGGCGAATTGGAGGACGTGCAGGCCGAGGACTTCCGCTCGGCGCGCAGTGATACGGACTTTCCGTTCCGGCTGATTCCCCGCCGGGCGGGCAACTTCATGAACTCGTCGGGAACCAATCTGCCCGCGCTGAACCGGGGGAAGCCCTACAACCCGGCGTACATGCATCCCGATGCGATCGCCGAGCTGGGGTTGCGAACCGGGGCATTGGTGACCATCACCTCGCCGCACGATCACATTCCGAGCGTGCTCGAAGCCGATGACACCCTTCGTCTCGACGTCGTCGCCATGCACCATGCCTTCGGCGGACTGCCGGCCGAGGACCACGAGGTGATGGACCGCGGAAGCAACGTCGGTCGTCTGGTCCCCACCGACGTCGACTTCGACCCCATCACCGGTATGCCGCGGCAGGGCAACGTCCCGGTGCGTGTGAGCGCCGCCGGCTAG
- a CDS encoding amidohydrolase family protein produces MGQLSHRVDVPFPLFDADNHLYEPPEALTKFLPKEYKDVVQYVQINGRTKIALRGQISNYIPNPTFSVVAKPGAWEEYFKFGNPDGKSKRELFGEPMKAIPAFFEPAPRLEKMDELGLDRSLMFPTLASLIEERLSDDPVAIHVIVHALNEWLHETWGFNYQNRIYTTPVITLPIVEKAIEELDWAVKRGARAILIRPAPVPGFRGPRSFALPEFDPFWQKCVEYDVFVGMHSSDSGYSRYTSEWDGGAQEMLPFQTNAMGILNEWRPIQDAVASWVIHGALFRFPTLKVGIVEAGSKWMFPLLDSMTEVYKKAPEAFLGNPMEEIKNRIYVSPFYEEGIDDLINLIGVDQVLYGSDWPHPEGLAEPTHYVTALEHLAVEDQAKIMGGNLSRLITA; encoded by the coding sequence ATGGGTCAACTTTCGCACCGGGTCGACGTGCCCTTTCCGCTGTTCGACGCGGACAACCACCTGTACGAGCCACCGGAGGCGCTGACCAAGTTCCTCCCCAAGGAGTACAAGGACGTCGTCCAATACGTCCAGATCAACGGCCGCACCAAGATCGCGCTGCGGGGCCAGATCAGCAATTACATCCCCAATCCCACCTTCTCGGTGGTCGCCAAGCCGGGTGCCTGGGAGGAATACTTCAAGTTCGGCAACCCCGACGGCAAGAGCAAGCGCGAGCTCTTCGGCGAGCCGATGAAGGCCATTCCTGCCTTCTTCGAGCCCGCACCGCGGCTGGAGAAGATGGACGAGCTGGGCCTCGACCGTTCGCTGATGTTCCCGACGCTGGCCAGCCTCATCGAGGAGCGTCTCAGTGACGACCCGGTCGCCATCCACGTCATCGTGCACGCGCTGAACGAGTGGCTCCACGAAACCTGGGGCTTCAACTACCAGAACCGCATCTACACCACGCCGGTGATCACGCTGCCGATCGTCGAGAAGGCGATCGAGGAGCTGGACTGGGCGGTCAAGCGCGGTGCCCGCGCCATCCTGATCCGCCCGGCGCCGGTTCCCGGTTTCCGCGGGCCTCGGTCGTTCGCGCTGCCCGAGTTCGATCCGTTCTGGCAGAAGTGCGTCGAATACGACGTCTTCGTCGGCATGCACTCCAGTGACAGCGGCTACTCCCGGTACACCTCGGAGTGGGACGGCGGCGCGCAGGAGATGCTTCCGTTCCAGACCAACGCCATGGGCATCCTCAACGAATGGCGACCCATCCAGGATGCGGTGGCCTCCTGGGTTATTCACGGCGCGCTGTTCCGCTTCCCGACCTTGAAGGTCGGCATCGTCGAGGCCGGCTCGAAGTGGATGTTCCCGCTGCTCGACTCGATGACCGAGGTGTACAAGAAGGCCCCCGAAGCCTTCCTTGGCAACCCGATGGAGGAGATCAAGAACCGCATCTACGTCAGTCCGTTCTACGAGGAGGGCATCGACGACCTGATCAACCTGATCGGCGTCGACCAGGTGCTCTACGGCTCGGATTGGCCGCACCCGGAGGGTTTGGCGGAGCCAACGCACTACGTGACCGCGCTCGAGCACCTCGCCGTCGAGGATCAGGCGAAGATCATGGGCGGCAACCTGTCTCGACTGATCACTGCTTGA